A single window of Symbiobacterium terraclitae DNA harbors:
- a CDS encoding response regulator transcription factor, whose product MSVTRRILVADDDPKTLKVLEAALCSEGFEVLRASDGQEALDLALSQRPDLVILDVMMPNLDGFSVCGRIRAHSAVPILLLTARGDNVDKIVGFRLGADDYVTKPFDLSELVLRVHAILRRMPTLPESRTLRFGNLEINRTTRTVVVDGKMPELTPKEFDLLWLLASHPGHPFTRESLLARVWHGDVPTDQSTVTVCIRRLREKIEANPAEPRFIKTVWGIGYKFDPSGADE is encoded by the coding sequence ATGTCAGTGACCCGGCGGATCCTGGTGGCCGACGACGACCCGAAGACGCTGAAGGTGCTGGAGGCCGCCCTGTGCAGCGAGGGGTTCGAGGTGCTCCGGGCCAGCGACGGCCAGGAGGCGCTGGACCTGGCGCTGTCGCAGCGGCCCGACCTGGTCATCCTCGACGTGATGATGCCGAACCTGGACGGCTTCTCCGTGTGTGGCCGCATCCGGGCCCACTCCGCCGTGCCGATCCTCCTGCTCACCGCGCGCGGCGACAACGTGGACAAGATCGTCGGCTTCCGCCTGGGCGCCGACGATTACGTCACCAAGCCCTTCGACCTGAGCGAGCTGGTCCTGCGGGTCCACGCCATCCTGCGGCGGATGCCGACCCTGCCGGAGAGCCGCACGCTGCGCTTCGGCAACCTGGAGATCAACCGGACCACCCGCACGGTGGTGGTGGACGGCAAGATGCCGGAGCTGACGCCGAAGGAGTTCGACCTGCTCTGGCTGCTGGCCAGTCACCCCGGCCACCCCTTCACCCGCGAGTCGCTCCTGGCCCGGGTCTGGCACGGCGACGTGCCCACGGACCAGTCGACGGTGACGGTCTGCATCCGACGCCTCAGGGAGAAGATCGAGGCCAACCCGGCCGAGCCCCGTTTCATCAAGACGGTGTGGGGCATTGGTTACAAATTTGATCCCAGCGGGGCGGACGAGTAG